In Microbacterium sp. AB, a single genomic region encodes these proteins:
- a CDS encoding HAD-IIA family hydrolase, whose amino-acid sequence MARRDEIECWLTDMDGVLVHEERPIPGASELLSQWRDTGTPFLVLTNNSIFTPRDLSARLRSSGIDVPEENIWTSALATAAFLKQQSPGGSAFVIGEAGILMAMHEAGFIMTETDPDYVVVGETRNYSFEALTKAVRLINNGARFISTNPDATGPSAQGVLPATGAINALITKATNKEPYIVGKPNPMMFRSALNRIGAHSENTGMIGDRMDTDIVAGIEAGLHTVLVMTGISDRASIEQYPFRPDEIVPSVATLLDTAVEGDGGAELTAGV is encoded by the coding sequence ATGGCGCGACGCGACGAGATCGAGTGCTGGCTCACCGACATGGACGGCGTCCTCGTGCACGAGGAGCGGCCCATCCCGGGCGCCTCCGAGCTGCTGTCGCAGTGGCGCGACACCGGAACGCCCTTCCTCGTCCTCACGAACAACTCGATCTTCACGCCGCGCGACCTCTCCGCGCGGCTCCGGTCCTCCGGCATCGACGTGCCGGAGGAGAACATCTGGACGAGCGCGCTCGCGACCGCCGCGTTCCTCAAGCAGCAGAGCCCGGGCGGGTCGGCGTTCGTGATCGGCGAGGCCGGCATCCTCATGGCGATGCACGAGGCCGGCTTCATCATGACCGAGACGGACCCGGACTACGTCGTCGTCGGCGAGACGCGCAACTACTCGTTCGAGGCGCTGACGAAGGCTGTGCGCCTCATCAACAACGGCGCCCGCTTCATCTCCACGAACCCCGACGCGACGGGCCCGAGCGCCCAGGGCGTGCTGCCCGCGACGGGTGCGATCAACGCGCTCATCACGAAGGCCACGAACAAGGAGCCCTACATCGTCGGCAAGCCGAACCCCATGATGTTCCGCTCGGCGCTCAACCGCATCGGCGCGCACAGCGAGAACACCGGGATGATCGGCGACCGGATGGACACCGACATCGTCGCGGGCATCGAGGCGGGGCTCCACACGGTGCTCGTGATGACGGGCATCAGCGACCGCGCCTCGATCGAGCAGTATCCGTTCCGCCCCGACGAGATCGTGCCGTCCGTCGCCACCCTCCTCGACACCGCGGTCGAGGGCGATGGCGGCGCGGAGCTGACCGCAGGGGTCTGA
- a CDS encoding ABC transporter ATP-binding protein: MSDGIPRGGTARDDAARDDVLTVEGLHVRYRSGRRTIDAVRGVDLRVPRGGIVALVGESGSGKSSVSQALVRRLPENGLVSGGAVRFDGVDLTRVRERELRRIRGGRIGFVPQDPNASLNPVMRVGEQIAEGLRLHVGLSRVDAAERAVRILGDVGLPHPEARARQYPHELSGGMKQRVLIGMAWSCDPRLVIADEPTSALDVTVQRHVLDQIASLAAERGTAVLLVTHDLGVAKDRAQEVVVMQQGLVVDQGTTAEVLGAPRTEYTRELVAAAPGLTSRRLEPSIEGDSVEDVDAPVLLEVDGLRKTFGDFVAVGGVSFAVRAGQTVALVGESGSGKTTTARMAARIADADEGRLLFRGEDVTALRGAGLREWRRSVQVVYQNPFGSLDPRMSIEAVVAEPLRAFRIGSRPERARRVRGLLDAVRLPSSVAERLPAELSGGQRQRVAIARALALQPDLLVLDEPVSALDVSVQTQILQVLVDLQASLGLGYLFITHDFGVVRQIADHVVVMRAGKVVEQGAARRMLSTPGSDYARELLEAVPGSLG; encoded by the coding sequence ATGAGCGACGGAATCCCCCGCGGCGGGACAGCGCGTGACGACGCCGCGCGTGACGACGTCCTGACGGTCGAGGGCCTGCACGTCCGGTACCGCAGTGGCCGGCGCACGATCGACGCCGTGCGCGGCGTGGACCTGCGCGTCCCGCGCGGCGGGATCGTCGCGCTCGTGGGCGAGTCCGGCTCGGGCAAGAGCAGCGTCTCGCAGGCGCTCGTCCGCCGGCTGCCCGAGAACGGGCTCGTCTCGGGAGGGGCCGTCCGCTTCGACGGCGTCGATCTCACGCGCGTGCGCGAGCGGGAGCTGCGCCGCATCCGCGGTGGACGGATCGGCTTCGTCCCGCAGGACCCCAACGCCTCCCTCAACCCCGTCATGCGCGTGGGGGAGCAGATCGCGGAGGGCCTGCGCCTCCACGTCGGGCTCTCGCGCGTCGACGCGGCCGAGCGCGCCGTGCGCATCCTCGGCGACGTCGGGCTCCCGCACCCCGAGGCGCGGGCGCGCCAGTACCCGCACGAGCTGTCGGGAGGCATGAAGCAGCGCGTGCTCATCGGCATGGCGTGGAGCTGCGACCCCCGGCTCGTCATCGCCGACGAGCCGACGAGCGCCCTCGACGTGACGGTGCAGCGGCACGTGCTCGACCAGATCGCGTCTCTCGCGGCGGAGCGGGGCACGGCCGTGCTCCTCGTCACGCACGACCTCGGCGTCGCGAAGGACCGCGCGCAGGAGGTCGTCGTCATGCAGCAGGGCCTCGTCGTGGACCAGGGCACGACGGCCGAGGTGCTCGGCGCCCCGCGCACGGAGTACACGCGCGAGCTCGTCGCGGCGGCCCCCGGGCTCACGAGCCGTCGCCTCGAGCCGTCGATCGAGGGCGACTCCGTCGAGGACGTCGACGCCCCGGTGCTCCTGGAGGTCGACGGCCTGCGCAAGACGTTCGGCGACTTCGTCGCGGTCGGCGGCGTCTCCTTCGCCGTGCGCGCGGGCCAGACCGTGGCGCTCGTGGGCGAATCGGGCTCCGGCAAGACGACGACGGCCCGGATGGCCGCACGCATCGCGGACGCGGACGAAGGACGTCTCCTGTTCCGCGGCGAGGACGTCACGGCCCTGCGCGGAGCCGGGCTGCGCGAGTGGCGGCGCTCGGTGCAGGTCGTGTACCAGAACCCGTTCGGCAGCCTCGATCCGCGCATGAGCATCGAGGCGGTCGTCGCCGAGCCGCTGCGCGCGTTCCGCATCGGCTCGCGCCCGGAGCGTGCGCGCCGCGTGCGGGGGCTGCTCGACGCCGTGCGCCTGCCCTCCTCGGTCGCGGAGAGGCTTCCCGCCGAGCTGTCGGGCGGCCAGCGGCAGCGCGTCGCGATCGCGCGCGCACTGGCCCTGCAGCCCGACCTGCTCGTGCTCGACGAGCCGGTCTCGGCGCTCGACGTGTCGGTGCAGACCCAGATCCTGCAGGTGCTCGTCGACCTCCAGGCCTCGCTCGGGCTCGGCTACCTCTTCATCACGCACGACTTCGGCGTCGTCCGGCAGATCGCCGACCACGTCGTCGTCATGCGCGCGGGGAAGGTCGTCGAGCAGGGCGCGGCGCGGCGGATGCTCTCGACCCCCGGCTCGGACTACGCTCGCGAGCTGCTCGAGGCGGTGCCCGGCTCGCTCGGATGA
- a CDS encoding ABC transporter permease, whose protein sequence is MMSRLLRPTTLLALAVVLLAALMALAPGLLAPGDPLAGVTADRLRAPSLAHPFGTDALGRDVYTRVVHGSFLSLAAATTAVLVGGIAGGAVGLVSGALRGRVGRMVDFVVMRFVDVLIAVPGILLALIVVATLGFGPWSIALGVGLGAAGSFARIMRAQVLRVRGEEYVEAASTLGVRPLAVLGRHILPNAMRPVLAMAALELGTAILSVSTISFLGFGAQPPSPEWGALVSDGRDYLATAWWLTVLPGAVIVCVVLAVTRLARVIGVER, encoded by the coding sequence ATGATGTCGCGCCTGCTGCGGCCCACGACCCTCCTGGCGCTCGCCGTCGTCCTGCTCGCCGCCCTCATGGCGCTCGCGCCCGGGCTGCTCGCGCCGGGCGACCCGCTCGCGGGCGTGACGGCCGATCGTCTCCGGGCTCCGAGCCTCGCCCATCCGTTCGGGACGGATGCGCTGGGCCGCGACGTCTACACGCGCGTCGTGCACGGATCGTTCCTCTCGCTCGCGGCCGCCACCACGGCGGTCCTCGTCGGCGGCATCGCCGGGGGAGCGGTCGGGCTCGTGTCCGGCGCGCTGCGCGGTCGCGTGGGGCGGATGGTCGACTTCGTCGTCATGCGCTTCGTCGACGTGCTCATCGCCGTCCCCGGCATCCTCCTCGCGCTCATCGTCGTGGCGACGCTCGGCTTCGGCCCGTGGAGCATCGCCCTCGGCGTGGGCCTCGGCGCCGCCGGCAGCTTCGCGCGCATCATGCGCGCCCAGGTGCTGCGGGTCCGCGGCGAGGAGTACGTCGAGGCCGCGTCGACCCTCGGCGTCCGCCCGCTCGCGGTGCTCGGCCGGCACATCCTGCCCAACGCCATGCGTCCCGTCCTGGCGATGGCGGCCCTCGAGCTCGGCACGGCCATCCTGTCGGTCTCGACCATCAGCTTCCTCGGCTTCGGCGCGCAGCCGCCCTCGCCCGAGTGGGGTGCGCTCGTGAGCGACGGCCGCGACTACCTCGCGACGGCCTGGTGGCTCACCGTCCTGCCGGGAGCCGTCATCGTGTGCGTCGTGCTCGCCGTGACCCGGCTGGCCCGCGTGATCGGAGTGGAGCGATGA
- a CDS encoding ABC transporter permease gives MPGAGTSPSRTALAAVRAVAPRILQFVFVVWATYTVTFLLIRILPGDPVLAALAVQSGDATTVDPEQLAALREEAGLAGSVLSQYLAQLGGLLTGDLGTSLATGRPVTQMISDVVPGSLAVAGLALVVGVTMSLLVGFLAYVSPWRWLRDLLVQLPPLGVAVPAFVTGLVLISVFSFTLGWFPASGARSPLSVVLPAVTLAFPVGAIFFQVFSAAIREAEGSAYVFTADVKGLSRLAIFGRHILRNAMLPSVTSIGLLVGFLAGGTAVVETVFSRDGIGRIVVAAVQARDVNVIQGVIIVVAVVYALAALLVDLSYPLLDPRLRTRGRVRPAPVVAGGLGAVAAPGEAPSGSAPSAGEEAPR, from the coding sequence ATGCCGGGAGCAGGAACGTCTCCGTCGCGGACGGCCCTCGCGGCGGTCCGCGCGGTCGCGCCCCGGATCCTCCAGTTCGTCTTCGTGGTCTGGGCGACCTACACCGTGACGTTCCTGCTCATCCGGATCCTCCCCGGAGACCCCGTCCTCGCCGCGCTCGCCGTCCAGTCGGGCGACGCCACGACGGTCGACCCCGAGCAGCTCGCGGCCCTCCGCGAGGAGGCGGGCCTCGCCGGCAGCGTCCTCTCCCAGTACCTCGCGCAGCTCGGCGGCCTGCTCACGGGCGACCTCGGCACGTCCCTCGCCACCGGTCGCCCCGTCACGCAGATGATCTCCGACGTCGTCCCGGGAAGCCTCGCCGTCGCGGGCCTCGCGCTCGTCGTCGGCGTCACGATGTCGCTGCTCGTCGGGTTCCTCGCCTACGTCTCCCCGTGGCGGTGGCTGCGGGACCTCCTCGTCCAGCTCCCGCCCCTCGGCGTCGCGGTGCCCGCGTTCGTCACGGGGCTCGTCCTCATCAGCGTCTTCTCGTTCACGCTCGGCTGGTTCCCCGCGTCGGGAGCGCGCTCGCCGCTGAGCGTCGTGCTGCCCGCGGTGACGCTGGCCTTCCCCGTGGGCGCGATCTTCTTCCAGGTCTTCTCCGCCGCGATCCGCGAGGCGGAGGGCAGCGCGTACGTCTTCACGGCCGACGTGAAGGGCCTCTCGCGCCTCGCGATCTTCGGCCGCCACATCCTCCGGAACGCCATGCTGCCGTCCGTCACGAGCATCGGACTGCTCGTGGGCTTCCTCGCGGGCGGCACCGCCGTCGTCGAGACCGTCTTCTCGCGCGACGGCATCGGCCGCATCGTGGTCGCGGCCGTGCAGGCGCGCGACGTCAACGTCATCCAGGGCGTCATCATCGTCGTCGCCGTCGTCTACGCGCTCGCGGCGCTCCTCGTCGACCTGTCCTATCCCCTGCTCGACCCGCGGCTGCGGACGCGCGGGCGGGTGCGGCCGGCGCCGGTCGTGGCGGGCGGACTCGGCGCCGTGGCGGCGCCGGGCGAGGCCCCGTCGGGGTCCGCGCCCTCCGCCGGCGAGGAGGCTCCTCGATGA
- a CDS encoding ABC transporter substrate-binding protein — MNTSPKRRIALAAGSAVALTALLAGCSAGGGSEGEGSGGTLVFAVETDPSCIDPQQPTVTQALYIGRQVVDSLVDQDPETGEIVPWLASEFSSNDDMTAFEFTLRDDVTFSDGSELTSEVVQANFDAIVEMAADGSTASLAGQYLSGYAGTEIVDDQTFRVAFDAPNAAFLQGASTMSLGLVSQATTEETPEARCQDGVIGTGPFVYDAYAPNSEVSMDRRDGYDWASGLRGHEGDAYLDRIEFAVVTEASVRVGGLQSGEFDIVGELPYADEPRIADEGYSIYAKANPGIPTSLIPNLENPVLADPAVREALRVGIDREDINATLGYAGGEAPTSALSSGTSGYTSQAGLMAYDPDAAIAALEDAGWAEGADGIREKDGQRLTFTATGFYEQEMMELIQLQLKDLGIDMQIDFTDAGGFFGAIADRSYDVLFAALTRTGPDALGVMFEQAAPSHWAVVDDAELEAILSEQAATSDEDARQELLDEAQRIIIEDGYLFPVLEVYQVHASQPEVTGFAFDSASRFHLYDVELG, encoded by the coding sequence GTGAACACATCCCCGAAGAGGCGCATCGCGCTCGCCGCAGGCTCCGCCGTCGCCCTGACGGCGCTTCTCGCCGGCTGCTCGGCAGGCGGCGGCTCCGAGGGCGAGGGCTCGGGCGGCACGCTCGTGTTCGCCGTCGAGACCGACCCCAGCTGCATCGACCCGCAGCAGCCCACCGTCACGCAGGCCCTGTACATCGGACGTCAGGTTGTCGACTCGCTCGTCGACCAGGACCCCGAGACGGGCGAGATCGTGCCGTGGCTCGCCTCGGAGTTCTCCTCGAACGACGACATGACCGCATTCGAGTTCACCCTCCGCGACGACGTGACCTTCAGCGACGGCTCCGAGCTCACGAGCGAGGTCGTGCAGGCGAACTTCGACGCCATCGTCGAGATGGCGGCCGACGGCTCGACGGCGTCCCTCGCCGGCCAGTACCTCTCGGGGTACGCAGGGACGGAGATCGTCGACGACCAGACGTTCCGCGTCGCGTTCGACGCTCCCAACGCGGCGTTCCTGCAGGGCGCGAGCACCATGAGCCTCGGCCTCGTGTCGCAGGCGACGACCGAGGAGACGCCCGAGGCGCGGTGCCAGGACGGCGTCATCGGCACGGGCCCGTTCGTCTACGACGCGTACGCGCCCAACAGCGAGGTGTCGATGGACCGCCGCGACGGCTACGACTGGGCGTCCGGGCTCCGCGGCCACGAGGGCGACGCGTACCTCGACCGCATCGAGTTCGCCGTCGTGACCGAGGCCAGCGTCCGCGTCGGCGGGCTGCAGTCGGGCGAGTTCGACATCGTGGGCGAGCTGCCGTACGCCGACGAGCCGCGCATCGCCGACGAGGGCTACTCGATCTACGCGAAGGCCAACCCGGGCATCCCGACGAGCCTCATCCCGAACCTCGAGAACCCGGTCCTGGCCGACCCCGCGGTGCGCGAGGCGCTGCGCGTCGGCATCGACCGGGAGGACATCAACGCCACGCTCGGGTACGCGGGCGGCGAGGCCCCGACGAGCGCGCTCTCGAGCGGCACGAGCGGCTACACGAGCCAGGCCGGCCTCATGGCGTACGACCCCGACGCCGCGATCGCCGCGCTCGAGGACGCCGGATGGGCCGAGGGCGCCGACGGCATCCGCGAGAAGGACGGCCAGCGCCTCACGTTCACGGCGACCGGCTTCTACGAGCAGGAGATGATGGAGCTCATCCAGCTGCAGCTCAAGGATCTCGGCATCGACATGCAGATCGACTTCACCGACGCGGGCGGCTTCTTCGGCGCCATCGCCGACCGCAGCTACGACGTGCTCTTCGCCGCGCTCACGCGCACGGGCCCGGACGCCCTGGGCGTGATGTTCGAGCAGGCCGCGCCGTCGCACTGGGCCGTCGTGGACGACGCGGAGCTGGAGGCGATCCTCTCCGAGCAGGCCGCCACGAGCGATGAGGACGCCCGCCAGGAGCTCCTCGACGAGGCGCAGCGGATCATCATCGAGGACGGCTACCTGTTCCCGGTCCTCGAGGTGTACCAGGTGCACGCGTCGCAGCCCGAGGTCACCGGGTTCGCGTTCGACTCCGCGTCCCGCTTCCATCTCTACGACGTCGAGCTCGGCTGA
- a CDS encoding amidohydrolase family protein, whose product MPESPLSHVAIWDGTRAIGAGRLAWEGDLITAVEATGDGGSPRYAVIPGLVDTHVHLGGYAGPQEQPWGSPWSLVTPDTERVFHIAAQAQRAMRAGVTTVRDLAGDALQLSVSRVFDDGVQVGPRVRVHGQVGMTAGHGDLFIPPHYPHRDPVADSPDECRKLVRQWARQGAHGIKIYASGGVLSMGDRVGWRNQTIEEIRTTIDEAHALGMPVAAHSHDAVSARRALEAGVDSIEHGTGLEESLWPLVTSRGIPVAPTLLINDRLADGTVPVGQDARAKAQAVVAERDANFAGAAAAGVRFVLGTDANGVMVRFGEQHREVRLMAETFGWTAERALVSATSDAADAIGMGDRVGRLAPGYGADFIVIDGRPWEDVSHLDADRIVAVVSRGRLVSGSLNL is encoded by the coding sequence GTGCCCGAAAGCCCTCTGTCCCACGTCGCCATCTGGGACGGCACCCGCGCCATCGGCGCGGGCCGTCTCGCGTGGGAGGGCGATCTCATCACGGCCGTGGAGGCGACCGGCGACGGCGGGAGCCCGCGCTACGCCGTCATCCCCGGGCTCGTGGACACCCACGTGCATCTCGGCGGATACGCAGGGCCGCAGGAGCAGCCGTGGGGATCGCCGTGGTCGCTCGTCACGCCCGACACCGAGAGGGTCTTCCACATCGCCGCGCAGGCGCAGCGCGCGATGCGCGCCGGCGTCACGACCGTGCGCGACCTCGCGGGCGACGCGCTCCAGCTCTCCGTCAGCCGCGTCTTCGACGACGGCGTCCAGGTCGGGCCCCGCGTGCGCGTGCACGGCCAGGTCGGCATGACCGCCGGGCACGGCGACCTCTTCATCCCGCCCCACTACCCGCACCGCGACCCCGTCGCCGACAGCCCCGACGAGTGCCGCAAGCTCGTGCGCCAGTGGGCCCGGCAGGGCGCCCACGGCATCAAGATCTACGCGTCGGGCGGGGTGCTCTCGATGGGCGACCGGGTGGGATGGCGCAACCAGACGATCGAGGAGATCCGCACGACGATCGACGAGGCGCACGCGCTCGGCATGCCCGTCGCGGCGCACAGCCACGACGCGGTCAGCGCCCGCCGCGCGCTCGAGGCGGGCGTCGACTCGATCGAGCACGGCACGGGGCTCGAGGAGTCCCTCTGGCCGCTCGTCACCTCCCGCGGCATCCCCGTCGCACCCACCCTGCTCATCAACGACCGGCTCGCGGACGGCACGGTGCCGGTGGGCCAGGACGCGCGCGCGAAGGCGCAGGCCGTCGTCGCCGAGCGCGACGCGAACTTCGCCGGAGCCGCGGCCGCCGGCGTCCGCTTCGTCCTCGGCACCGATGCGAACGGCGTCATGGTCCGCTTCGGCGAGCAGCACCGCGAGGTCCGGCTCATGGCGGAGACGTTCGGCTGGACCGCCGAGCGGGCGCTCGTCTCGGCCACGAGCGACGCGGCCGACGCGATCGGGATGGGCGACCGCGTCGGCCGCCTCGCGCCCGGCTACGGCGCGGACTTCATCGTCATCGACGGGCGCCCCTGGGAGGACGTCTCCCACCTCGACGCCGACCGCATCGTCGCCGTCGTCTCCCGGGGACGCCTCGTCTCCGGGTCCCTGAACCTCTGA
- a CDS encoding helix-turn-helix domain-containing protein: MTDPHETRSAVEESRLEKTVGNRVRHYRAAAGLTAADLAARAGLSPAMISRIESASTSASLTTINRLARALDVPVASLFRGADAPRAAVVVKAGQGTESVRAGSRQGHRYASLGSLLSTSGPSLEPVIVTLNGASDEFPLYEHAGVEFLYMLEGSMLLVHGDDEHVLEAGDSILLDAETPHGPTAVLRAPARFLSVNPVGG; the protein is encoded by the coding sequence ATGACCGACCCGCACGAGACCCGTTCCGCCGTCGAGGAGTCGCGGCTGGAGAAGACGGTCGGCAACCGTGTGCGCCACTACCGGGCGGCCGCCGGTCTCACGGCGGCGGATCTCGCCGCGCGCGCCGGGCTGTCCCCGGCCATGATCTCGCGCATCGAGTCGGCGTCGACGTCCGCGAGCCTCACGACCATCAACCGTCTCGCCCGCGCCCTCGACGTGCCGGTGGCGTCCCTCTTCCGGGGAGCGGATGCGCCGCGCGCGGCCGTCGTCGTCAAGGCCGGCCAGGGCACGGAGTCGGTGCGCGCCGGCAGCAGGCAGGGGCACCGCTACGCGAGCCTCGGGAGTCTGCTGTCCACGAGCGGCCCGTCGCTCGAGCCCGTCATCGTGACGCTCAACGGGGCGTCGGACGAGTTCCCGCTCTACGAGCACGCGGGGGTCGAGTTCCTGTACATGCTGGAGGGTTCGATGCTCCTCGTCCACGGCGACGACGAGCACGTGCTCGAGGCGGGCGACTCGATCCTCCTCGACGCCGAGACGCCCCACGGCCCCACCGCCGTCCTGCGGGCCCCCGCGCGGTTCCTCTCCGTGAACCCCGTGGGCGGCTGA
- a CDS encoding ROK family protein, whose translation MTRIALAVDLGGTKVEAALVDGDGAVVTASRNRQPTGPELTPDRLRSAVADVVSRALAHLPEGAEFVGAGIGSAGPIDLVEGTIRPVNLRGVHGFGLVEAVRDAVIASTGQFDPTVRLRHDGGCLALAESWIGAAAGARASLSFVVSTGVGGGIVIDGRAIGGASGNAGHLGQMHVGELTVEEISSGPSSVRWAQLQGWHGETGEDLARASARGDRIARAAIERSAKTLGQALADASSLLDLEVIAVSGGFSAVSDDYVDLVAGSLREWAVLPYAQRTRVVRSALGGDGPIIGAAALVLRG comes from the coding sequence ATGACCCGCATCGCGCTCGCCGTCGACCTCGGCGGCACCAAGGTCGAAGCCGCCCTCGTCGACGGAGACGGCGCCGTCGTGACGGCGAGCCGCAACCGTCAGCCGACCGGGCCGGAGCTCACCCCGGACCGGCTGCGCTCCGCCGTCGCCGACGTCGTGTCGCGTGCGCTGGCCCATCTCCCGGAGGGTGCGGAGTTCGTCGGCGCCGGCATCGGCAGCGCGGGGCCCATCGACCTCGTCGAGGGCACCATCCGCCCCGTCAACCTGCGGGGCGTGCACGGATTCGGCCTCGTCGAGGCGGTGAGGGACGCCGTCATCGCCTCGACGGGGCAGTTCGACCCCACGGTGCGGCTGCGTCACGACGGCGGATGCCTCGCGCTCGCCGAGTCGTGGATCGGCGCCGCCGCAGGAGCGCGTGCGTCGCTGTCGTTCGTCGTGTCGACCGGCGTCGGCGGCGGCATCGTCATCGACGGCCGGGCCATCGGGGGAGCATCCGGCAACGCGGGGCATCTGGGGCAGATGCACGTCGGCGAGCTCACGGTCGAGGAGATCTCGTCGGGGCCGTCGAGCGTGCGCTGGGCGCAGCTGCAGGGATGGCACGGCGAGACGGGGGAGGACCTCGCACGCGCCTCGGCGAGGGGCGACCGCATCGCGCGGGCCGCGATCGAACGGTCGGCGAAGACCCTCGGGCAGGCGCTCGCCGACGCGTCGTCGCTGCTCGACCTCGAGGTGATCGCCGTCTCGGGCGGCTTCTCCGCGGTGTCGGACGACTACGTCGACCTCGTCGCCGGATCGCTGCGCGAATGGGCCGTCCTGCCCTATGCGCAGAGAACGCGCGTCGTCCGCAGCGCGCTCGGCGGCGACGGCCCGATCATCGGCGCCGCCGCGCTCGTGCTGCGGGGCTGA
- the pyrE gene encoding orotate phosphoribosyltransferase, with product MAIASTPELEADRQELIRLIKEDAVFHGDFTLSSGKKATYYVDMRRLTLDHRAAPAIGRIVLDLIRDVDGVAAVGGLTLGADPIANAVVHASVAAGRPVDAFVVRKEPKDHGRGRQIEGADVEGKRVVVLDDTVTTGGSPLKAVEVLRKAGAEVVAVATIVDRRTGAQERIEAEGLQWLAAVDLDDLGLEPQ from the coding sequence ATGGCCATCGCATCCACGCCCGAGCTCGAAGCCGACCGTCAGGAGCTCATCCGCCTCATCAAGGAGGACGCGGTCTTCCACGGCGACTTCACGCTCTCGAGCGGCAAGAAGGCCACCTACTACGTCGACATGCGGAGGCTCACACTCGACCACCGCGCCGCTCCGGCGATCGGCCGCATCGTCCTCGACCTCATCCGCGACGTCGACGGCGTGGCCGCCGTCGGCGGGCTGACGCTCGGCGCCGACCCGATCGCGAACGCCGTCGTGCACGCGTCGGTCGCGGCGGGGCGTCCCGTCGACGCCTTCGTCGTCCGCAAGGAGCCGAAGGACCACGGCCGGGGGCGCCAGATCGAGGGCGCCGACGTCGAGGGCAAGCGCGTCGTCGTGCTCGACGACACCGTCACGACGGGCGGCTCGCCGCTCAAGGCCGTCGAGGTGCTGCGCAAGGCCGGCGCCGAGGTCGTCGCCGTCGCCACGATCGTCGACCGCCGGACCGGCGCGCAGGAGCGCATCGAGGCGGAGGGACTCCAGTGGCTCGCCGCCGTCGACCTCGACGACCTCGGCCTCGAGCCGCAGTAG
- a CDS encoding exodeoxyribonuclease III, translating to MRLATWNVNSIRARVDRIVSFAEREHIDVLAMQEIKCKPEQFPYARFEEAGYHVEAHGLDQWNGVAIASREPLEDVQYSFPGMPGFKKGHTGDDAPLEARAISALVDGVRVWSLYVPNGRGLDDPHFAYKLRFFEALRGYTASTLAGDPDLPLALVGDFNVAPFDSDNGDPSIVEGVSTHVSPAERAAFHALEEAGLQDVVRPLIPTGYTYWDYKQLRFPRDEGLRIDFVLGSRAFADAVAGASIAREERKGDGPSDHVPVVVDVDLSPEDDDVPMIFG from the coding sequence ATGCGTCTTGCCACCTGGAACGTGAACTCGATCCGCGCCCGCGTCGATCGCATCGTGTCGTTCGCGGAGCGGGAGCACATCGACGTGCTCGCGATGCAGGAGATCAAGTGCAAGCCGGAGCAGTTCCCGTACGCGCGGTTCGAGGAGGCCGGCTATCACGTCGAGGCCCACGGCCTCGACCAGTGGAACGGGGTCGCGATCGCGAGCCGCGAGCCGCTCGAGGACGTGCAGTATTCCTTTCCGGGAATGCCCGGATTCAAGAAGGGGCATACAGGCGACGACGCGCCTCTGGAGGCCCGCGCGATCTCCGCCCTCGTCGACGGCGTGCGCGTGTGGAGCCTCTACGTCCCCAACGGCCGCGGGCTCGACGACCCGCACTTCGCGTACAAGCTGAGATTCTTCGAGGCCCTGCGCGGGTACACGGCCAGCACGCTCGCAGGCGACCCCGACCTGCCTCTCGCGCTCGTCGGCGACTTCAACGTCGCGCCCTTCGACTCCGACAACGGCGACCCCTCCATCGTCGAGGGCGTCTCGACGCACGTCTCCCCCGCCGAGCGCGCCGCGTTCCACGCGCTCGAAGAGGCCGGCCTGCAGGACGTCGTGCGGCCGCTCATCCCGACCGGCTACACGTACTGGGACTACAAGCAGCTGCGGTTCCCCCGCGACGAGGGCCTGCGCATCGACTTCGTCCTCGGCTCGCGCGCCTTCGCCGACGCCGTGGCCGGGGCGTCCATCGCGCGCGAGGAGCGCAAGGGCGACGGACCGAGCGACCACGTCCCGGTGGTCGTCGACGTCGACCTCTCCCCCGAGGACGACGACGTGCCGATGATCTTCGGCTGA
- a CDS encoding P-loop NTPase family protein has product MVFPARRILVAGVAGSGKTTLSAGISERLGVPHVEMDDLHWGPGWTPRETFLADVAALAARDEWVTEWQYGAARPVMLARAEAVVWLDLPTRVTMTRVIRRTLRRRLRREPLWSAGNVEPPLRSILTDREHIVRWAWRTRQKYRTGALSLWERPDVEVIRLRSAREVERWLASLEA; this is encoded by the coding sequence GTGGTCTTCCCCGCGCGTCGCATCCTCGTCGCCGGAGTCGCAGGCTCCGGCAAGACGACGCTGTCGGCGGGGATCTCCGAGCGGCTCGGCGTCCCGCACGTCGAGATGGACGACCTGCACTGGGGGCCCGGATGGACGCCCCGGGAGACGTTCCTCGCCGACGTCGCGGCGCTGGCGGCGCGGGACGAGTGGGTCACGGAGTGGCAGTACGGCGCCGCGAGGCCCGTCATGCTCGCTCGGGCCGAGGCCGTCGTGTGGCTCGACCTCCCGACGCGCGTCACGATGACGCGCGTCATCCGCCGGACGCTCCGCCGTCGCCTCCGGCGCGAGCCGCTCTGGAGCGCGGGGAACGTCGAGCCTCCGCTGCGCTCGATCCTCACCGATCGCGAGCACATCGTGCGATGGGCATGGCGCACGCGGCAGAAGTACCGGACAGGCGCCCTGTCGCTGTGGGAGCGGCCGGACGTGGAGGTGATCCGCCTGCGGTCGGCGCGCGAGGTCGAGCGCTGGCTCGCCTCGCTGGAGGCGTGA